A portion of the Cryptomeria japonica chromosome 5, Sugi_1.0, whole genome shotgun sequence genome contains these proteins:
- the LOC131076494 gene encoding pentatricopeptide repeat-containing protein At1g56690, mitochondrial: protein MYFAECIQPSWYKLSTYVRLLQNCIARKALLEGKQVHSHINQNLWGFTPETLIVLKNTLINMYDKCGSLVDARRVFDHISQPDVCSWNMIIAAYRRHGLPQQAFTLFHQMQRTVQPNQFTFSCILPVCASVASLKHGLQIHAKIIRCSQPDVIVISTLIDMYAKCGSIQNARELFDNMPHRDVVSWNSIIAGYVQNGFLNEGLRLFKDMPQQNVVSWTSIIAGYAQNGHVEKTFEIFKQMQFAGVKPNSSTFASILPACAQLGALEQGMEIHKSMVESGLVSDVVVVTALIDMYAKCRKMLKACHLFDKMAERNEVSWNTMITGYAQNGILDEAVRVFKEMPQPTVVSWTAIVAGYAQNGLAEKGLDFFKQMQLTNLKLDSSAFASVLPACAKLGTLAQGVNPGISTFASILPACAKLGTLEQGMEIHQIIIKCGFLSEVVSTALTHMYAKCGSIQKAHKLFDNMHHPDAIAWNAMIAGYAINGYSEDSLRKFELMRQSGINPSPVSFVCVLFACSHAGLLDDGCKYFNSMSNSYCVIPIMDHYACMVDLLGRAGHLEDALNFIIKMPIKPDVVVWMCFLGACRSHKNIELGEFVGTLLFELDPKHSQPYVLLSNIYAELGRWSDIQKVRKLLKVKGIRKIPGCSWIEVHKIIHAFHVGDRSHPQTQEIYAELEKLLWKMKAVGYIADTRPVLNDVEEEEKELLLSHHSEKLAIAFGLLNTSPATTIRVVKNLREAYRALDVNGRGGARRMGNSNGEVY, encoded by the exons ATGTATTTTGCTGAATGCATACAACCCTCCTGGTATAAACTCTCTACATATGTTCGACTATTGCAAAACTGTATTGCCAGGAAAGCACTTTTAGAGGGTAAGCAAGTCCATTCTCACATCAATCAGAATCTCTGGGGATTCACGCCTGAAACGCTCATAGTTTTGAAGAATACACTTATCAACATGTACGATAAGTGTGGAAGTTTGGTGGATGCTCGCAGGGTTTTTGATCACATATCTCAACCAGATGTCTGTTCATGGAATATGATAATTGCAGCTTATCGAAGACATGGACTTCCACAGCAAGCATTTACACTGTTTCACCAAATGCAACGAACTGTCCAACCTAATCAATTTACGTTCTCATGCATTCTCCCTGTATGTGCCAGCGTGGCATCTCTGAAACATGGTTTGCAGATCCATGCGAAAATCATTAGATGTAGTCAACCTGACGTCATTGTTATTAGTACTCTGATAGATATGTATGCCAAATGTGGGAGTATACAGAATGCCCGCGAACTGTTTGACAATATGCCTCATCgagatgtggtctcatggaattcGATTATTGCTGGATATGTACAAAATGGTTTCCTTAACGAGGGTTTAAGGCTTTTCAAGGATATGCCTCAACAAAATGTGGTTTCATGGACTTCAAttattgctggatatgcacaaaatgggcaTGTCGAGAAAACCTTTGAgatttttaagcaaatgcaatttgCAGGTGTTAAGCCAAACTCTTcaacctttgccagcattcttCCAGCTTGTGCTCAACTTGgtgctttggaacagggtatggagatCCACAAATCAATGGTTGAAAGTGGGCTTGTGTCAGATGTCGTGGTTGTGACTGCCCTgattgacatgtatgcaaaatgtaggAAAATGCTGAAGGCGTGCCATCTATTTGACAAAATGGCTGAACGAAATGAGGTCTCTTGGAATACAATGATTACGGGATATGCTCAAAATGGCATTCTTGATGAGGCAGTAAGAGTTTTCAAAGAAATGCCTCAACCAACTGTGGTTTCATGGACTGCAATCGTTGCTGGTTATGCACAAAATGGCCTTGCTGAAAAAGGTTTGGATttttttaagcaaatgcaattgacaAATCTAAAGCTAGACTCGTCGGCCTTTGCCAGCGTCCTCCCAGCTTGTGCGAAGCTTGGAACCTTAGCACAGG gtgtaaacccAGGCATctcaacctttgctagcatcctcccggCTTGTGCAAAACTTGGAACTTTAGAGCAGGGTATGGAAATTCACCAAATAATAATCAAATGTGGGTTTTTGTCAGAAGTAGTTTCGACCGCCCTAACACACATGTATGCCAAATGTGGAAGCATACAGAAGGCACACAAGTTGTTTGACAATATGCATCACCCCGATGCAATcgcatggaatgcaatgattgcggGATATGCAATCAATGGTTATAGTGAGGATTCCCTCAGAAAATTCGAACTAATGAGACAGTCTGGAATTAATCCCAGCCCTGTAAGCTTTGTTTGTGTTCTATTTGCCTGCAGCCATGCAGGACTATTAGATGATGGCTGTAAATATTTCAATAGCATGAGCAATTCCTATTGCGTAATACCCATAATGGATCATTATGCATGCATGGTTGACCTACTTGGCCGCGCTGGCCATTTGGAGGATGCCCTAAACtttatcatcaaaatgccaataaaaCCTGATGTGGTTGTGTGGATGTGTTTTCTTGGTGCTTGTAGATCACATAAAAATATAGAGTTAGGAGAGTTCGTTGGGACACTCCTTTTTGAGTTGGATCCTAAACATTCTCAGCCTTATGTACTTCTGTCCAACATATATGCAGAATTGGGCAGGTGGAGTGACATTCAAAAGGTGAGGAAATTGTTGAAAGTGAAAGGAATTAGAAAGATAcctggatgtagttggattgaagtCCATAAAATCATACATGCTTTTCATGTAGGAGACAGATCACACCCACAAACACAAGAAATCTATGCAGAGTTGGAGAAATTGTTGTGGAAGATGAAAGCAGTAGGGTATATTGCAGATACAAGACCTGTATTAAATGAcgtggaggaggaggagaaggaatTACTCCTCTCCCATCATAGTGAGAAGTTGGCAATTGCATTTGGTTTGTTAAACACGTCCCCTGCAACAACTATTAGAGTTGTCAAGAACCTTCGA GAAGCTTATAGAGCTCTGGATGTAAACGGTAGAGGAGGAGCCAGAAGAATGGGCAATTCGAATGGAGAG GTATACTAA